The genomic DNA CGGATACCAGATCTGCCACATCCTCGGCGGCGGCCCCGGGATAGGAGGTCAGGATATTCACCAGGGGCGGAGCGGTATCCGGGAAGAGTTGAATCGGTAGATTTATGTACGAGAGAATCCCGAAGATTACCGCTGCAATAAAGAGCGGATAGATGGTATATCTGTTTTTCAGCGAATATTCGGAAAGAGCCATTACCTGCTCCTTTCGGCGTTGACGGCATAGACAGGCGCCCCGTTCTGCAGACTGCTGAGGTTGGTGACGGCCACGAAATCCTGCCCGTTCCAGTCAAAATCAACCGCTACCCATCCCTCCTGGCTTATCCCCGGTTCAATATCGACTCGATGAGCCGTTTCTCCGGTGATGACAAAGAGGTGGGGGTTGCTGTCGCGATCAGCAAGCGCCCGGGTCGGCACGGCGACAACATCGACCTGACGCTGGACAATAAACTCGGTACGGATGGAGGCTCCCTTGCGCCACAAGCCTTTTGCAAGGTTCGTATCAGGTATAGGTATTGTCACAGAGAAAGTTCGAGACTGGCCGCTGGCCGCCGGTGATATAGCTGACACACTGGCCGCCACCGACGGGCCGTTGTTTATATGAAGTTCCACTTGAGTACCAATACCTATACCCCGTTCGAGGTCCTCCTCAACCACATCGACTTTGATTTCCCGGGACTCGTCTCCGATCAGGATGAGCGGCTGGCCGGGCATAACCGGCTGCCCTATTTCCGCCGGCCAGTCCAGAACCGTACCATCGAAAGGTGCAGTTACGACCGTTTTTGCCAGCTGAGCCTTCGCTTCGTCGAGACTTGCCCTGGCGCTGCGAATAGCCCGCTCGCTGGAATCGGCCTGTTCAGGTGCCAATGCCCCCTTTGCCACCAGGTTTTTGTCTGTTGTATGCCTGCGGCCCCAGTAGTCGACCTCGGCCTCGAGTCGTTCCACCGCCGCTCCCAATTCAGGAGAATCGAGCATCGCCAGTATCTCATCACGTGAAAACGATTCACCTTCACGAAAAGGGAGTTCCGCCAGGGTACCCTGTACCCGGGCGATTATGGGTACCTCCTGACGAGCGTATACCGTCCCTATGTATGAAATACGTCGTTCAAGGCTGGTAATCCTGGGTTTTTCCACCCGGACGGCTACCGGCTTTTCCGCGGCAGGTTTCCCTTCCGTCTTTCCGATACTGCCTCCGGCGGAACATCCGGCGAGGACCATCAATAGTATAATTGCCATAATCCACAGCGCTTTATGCTTTTGTATCATCTGAATTACTCCTGTATAAATTTTCCTGCGAGGGATGGAGTCAACTTTCCCGCCAGTTTGTAGTACGCGACATAGGAGAGCAGCTCTTCATACAGCATGCTCCGCTCGCGCAGGCGAAGTTCAAGGAGAGCAGCTTCTTCTGTCAGGACATCGCTCAGGGAGCTGCGACCTTCGGAGTATCGAAATTCCGC from Marispirochaeta aestuarii includes the following:
- a CDS encoding efflux RND transporter periplasmic adaptor subunit, translating into MIQKHKALWIMAIILLMVLAGCSAGGSIGKTEGKPAAEKPVAVRVEKPRITSLERRISYIGTVYARQEVPIIARVQGTLAELPFREGESFSRDEILAMLDSPELGAAVERLEAEVDYWGRRHTTDKNLVAKGALAPEQADSSERAIRSARASLDEAKAQLAKTVVTAPFDGTVLDWPAEIGQPVMPGQPLILIGDESREIKVDVVEEDLERGIGIGTQVELHINNGPSVAASVSAISPAASGQSRTFSVTIPIPDTNLAKGLWRKGASIRTEFIVQRQVDVVAVPTRALADRDSNPHLFVITGETAHRVDIEPGISQEGWVAVDFDWNGQDFVAVTNLSSLQNGAPVYAVNAERSR